The nucleotide window GCCGCATCATTTAAACACGTATCCCCCGCTGGAGCCGCAGTTGGAATCCCTTTGAGTGATATTgagaaaaaagtttattttgtagatgatataaaagaattaacgCCCTTGGCCAATGCATATGCTCGTGCCCgaggtatttatttattatatctatgcAACATAAGCTTAATTACAGTATCTTGTTTCACATgtttcatatattaattaataggcGCAGATAGAATGTCTTCTTTTGGAGATTGGATCGCTTTGAGTGATACTGTTGATGTTCCCACTGCAAAGATCATATCACGTGAGGTATTGTTGTTTGAAagttagattttataaatttatatataaactgcCTTAAAAGCGATCTATGTCATCGATAGGTATCGGATGGTATAATCGCGCCTGGTTACGAGACAGAAGCTCTTGAAATCTTGCGTAAGAAAAAAGGCGGTAAATACACTGTTCTTCAGGTTGTATtatattaactatatattttaaaaatctcgtgacataaaaattaaatatggttaaaaatatattattagattgaTCCTAACTATGAACCACCAGAATTGGAAACACGTCAAGTTTATGGATTATATCTACAACAAAAACGTAATAATGTTCAAATTGACGCGAACTTATTCAACAATATTACAACaaagaataaaaatgtatgcaatctttgattttatgatgatttttattttatgtttttttaactgGTTTAAATGTTTAGCTTCCCGAGTCAGCAATCACCGATTTAATTGTTGCTACAATCTCTTTAAAGTATACACAATCTAATTCCGTTTGCTATGCAAGAAATGGTATGGTAATTGGATTGGGTGCTGGACAACAATCGCGTATTCATTGTACAAGGCTTGCAGGAGACAAGGCAGACAATTGGTGGTTACGTCATCACCCCAAGGTTTTGGCCTTTGATTTCAAGAAAGAATCAAAAAGAGCTGACAAAAGTAATGCAATCGACTTGTATATACTTGACAAAATTGGCGAGgtatatatgaatttataaatgttaattgACTTCCATTGAttgaaataatgattttattgcaTATTTAATTAACATGTAGGGTTCCGAGCGCGTTGCATGGGAATCACAGTTTAACACAATTCCCGAACCATTAACAAAGGAGGAACGTAATAAGCATTTAGCATCTTTGTCGGGTGTTTCCCTTTCGTCGGATGCTTTCTTTCCTTTCCCTGATAACATTCATAGAGCATATCAATCGGGTGTTTCTTATATTGCTGCCCCAAGTGGATCAGTGCAAGACGACGTAGTTATTAAAGCAGCCGATGAACATGGAATTGTTCTAATGCACACTAATTTAAGATTGTTTCATCATTGAAAATTACTGATCAAGTACCGCAAAGAAAATTCGAcgtgtaaaaataattaaattattatatttgattaaaagCTAAAATTTTGCCTcaatcattttttcttatgatTCGAATAAAATAACTTCATAAAAGATAAAACGCGATTTCCTGCTCACGTGATATAACTGTTCGCTTGTTAACACGTCTTGTGgggaaaaatatttacatttgaTCAAGTGTTAGTATAAAATCTATTAGTAAATGGTAATCTTTAGCAAATCGGAATCTCTGTGGCGAATTTGATCACTGTTAACTACTTTTttacattcattattttatttgtgataCAACTAATATTCAATGTTGTGTAACTTTgtttataatcttttattataaaaacataCTATCAACTTAACATTTTAGCCGAAATTCGTTACCGTATCTGAGAATTTTCAacgaaaaataaattcaagaaAACGTTGACTTTtctcaaaataattatgagtTCATATAATTACCCAAGAGATCGTTCACATACTTCAAGGTCTTACTCTTCAGACCAACAACCTCAGGGTCAGCCACCTTTATTACCACCACCTACTTCTACACGTTCTTCTTCGTTCAATTTAAACACTTTACTGAATTCCTCCGAAGAACAACCGATTACAAACTATTTACCACCTATAACACAACACAATACACAACACTATACACAACCAacaattcctttttcatatcATTCTCAGCCGTCAAGTAGTTCACATTACGGGCACAATCATACTGATTATTCCTCATCATTGCCACACTCTGTGCCTATACAACATCAGCCTATTCCGCCTTTTAGTACTGCCAACTGGGAATTTACAGAGTCTCCGACCCGCCAAGTAAGTTTTTAAAGCTTTTCTTTGCGCAGCGCGtatatactgtaaaatttttttaatcttatttaaaCAACGTAATTTTTCggtgtattttcttttttttattattgatagtTACAAAATCCTCCATATAAAATCGATCACggtaaaacaattaaaagctATGATTGATCTTTGTGTAATAGTTTagataaagatattttaactttcaaatttttcacaCATCAAGGACCATCATCCTTACCATATTTCAACTCGGGCGTAAGTCAAGCTCCCGTACACCGTATTCGCGAAGGAACCAGTATAGTTCCACAAGAGGTAAATAAAATCTAATGTTTATTGgatttaattctatttatgAAAGCAAATcttaaaatagtattttaattaatatcttCTAACTtgcattatattatttatcttgATTTTAGACATTATTGCGCCCGCCACCTGTAATGTCAATTCCACAACTTTTGAGCGGAGACCCGAGC belongs to Rhizophagus irregularis chromosome 13, complete sequence and includes:
- a CDS encoding Bifunctional purine biosynthesis protein ade10, giving the protein MSQQKIAILSVYDKTGLIELAKELNDLNIRLLGSGGTAKKIREAGIPISDISEITNAPEILGGRVKTLHPAVHGGILARNIPSDEADLAKQNINKIDIVVCNLYPFKETISKEGISITEAVEEIDIGGVTLLRAAAKNHDRVTILSDPKDYSKFIAELKSGSISENSRNWFALKAFDHTADYDEAISNYFRQQYAKNISQLTLRYGANPHQKPAQVFVKGGQLPIQVLAGSPGYINLLDALNGWPLVKELKTVLKLPAAASFKHVSPAGAAVGIPLSDIEKKVYFVDDIKELTPLANAYARARGADRMSSFGDWIALSDTVDVPTAKIISREVSDGIIAPGYETEALEILRKKKGGKYTVLQIDPNYEPPELETRQVYGLYLQQKRNNVQIDANLFNNITTKNKNLPESAITDLIVATISLKYTQSNSVCYARNGMVIGLGAGQQSRIHCTRLAGDKADNWWLRHHPKVLAFDFKKESKRADKSNAIDLYILDKIGEGSERVAWESQFNTIPEPLTKEERNKHLASLSGVSLSSDAFFPFPDNIHRAYQSGVSYIAAPSGSVQDDVVIKAADEHGIVLMHTNLRLFHH